Proteins encoded together in one Streptomyces sp. NBC_01216 window:
- a CDS encoding GlxA family transcriptional regulator: MTKRPVLAVLFDDVQSLDVTGPVEVFAGAGRHAGRDVYPIRTASLDGGPVRTTSGLRLLPDTTLAGAADGEAPHTLLVPGGEGTRRPDPRLIDWLRENAPRAERLVSVCSGALLLAGAGLLDGRRATTHWAVCDHLARCYPRVAVEAEPIFVRDGSVSTSAGVTAGIDLALALVEEDLGRDSALAIARHLVVFLRRPGNQAQFSAQLAAQTARREPLRDLQQWITEHPGDDLSVESLAARVRLSPRHFARAFQAETGVTPGRYVDRVRIEHARRLLEETSDGVREVARAAGYGTSEAMRRAFAKALGSTPGEYRRRFHAPVATAR; encoded by the coding sequence ATGACGAAGCGACCCGTGCTCGCCGTGCTCTTCGACGACGTGCAGAGCCTGGATGTCACCGGACCGGTGGAGGTGTTCGCCGGAGCCGGCCGCCATGCCGGACGGGACGTGTACCCGATCCGGACCGCCTCGCTCGACGGCGGCCCGGTCCGCACCACGAGCGGCCTGCGGCTGCTCCCGGACACCACCCTCGCCGGCGCGGCGGACGGTGAGGCGCCGCACACCCTGCTCGTTCCCGGCGGGGAGGGCACCCGGCGTCCCGACCCGCGGCTGATCGACTGGCTGCGGGAGAACGCCCCGCGCGCCGAGCGTCTGGTGTCGGTGTGCTCGGGCGCCTTGCTGCTCGCCGGGGCCGGACTGCTCGACGGCCGCCGGGCGACCACGCACTGGGCGGTCTGCGACCACCTCGCGCGGTGCTATCCACGGGTCGCGGTCGAGGCGGAGCCGATCTTCGTCCGGGACGGATCGGTCTCCACCTCGGCCGGTGTCACCGCGGGCATCGACCTCGCGCTCGCCCTGGTGGAGGAGGATCTCGGTCGCGACTCGGCGCTCGCCATCGCCCGCCACCTGGTGGTGTTCCTGCGCCGCCCCGGCAACCAGGCGCAGTTCAGCGCCCAGCTCGCCGCCCAGACCGCTCGGCGCGAACCGCTGCGCGACCTCCAGCAGTGGATCACCGAACACCCCGGGGACGACCTCTCCGTCGAGTCGCTGGCCGCCCGGGTGCGGCTGTCTCCCCGCCACTTCGCCCGCGCCTTTCAGGCGGAGACGGGCGTCACCCCCGGCCGCTACGTCGACCGGGTCCGGATCGAACACGCCCGGAGGCTTCTGGAGGAGACCTCCGACGGGGTCCGCGAGGTCGCCAGGGCCGCCGGATACGGCACGTCCGAGGCCATGCGCCGCGCCTTCGCGAAGGCCCTCGGCAGCACGCCGGGGGAGTACCGTCGCCGCTTCCACGCCCCGGTGGCGACCGCTCGCTGA
- a CDS encoding SCO6745 family protein, whose protein sequence is MTSLPPRAGRRCHHVLNPLHSTVYFSPDLDREFQALGFEDASAMRLASRSAAMGAVGAGTVAAAFYNYNVELLARHLPSVWDVAPPREVLAARLRAADSTLRRLLGKETIASPEMAEAAELALRATDACSRHARPLYSGHADLEVPEEPHLAYWHAATLLREHRGDGHLVALVNAGLDPLEALVSHTATGMGMNPRWVLGSRGWRRADWEAAAGRLRERGLLGAEGELTAEGAALRDAVEEHTDRLDAAPYERLGAAGVERLTALGKAFRDTAFLAGAFPSDLNGKG, encoded by the coding sequence ATGACCTCTCTGCCGCCCCGCGCGGGACGCCGCTGCCACCACGTCCTCAATCCGCTGCACTCCACGGTGTACTTCTCGCCCGACCTGGACCGGGAGTTCCAGGCCCTCGGCTTCGAGGACGCGTCGGCGATGCGGCTGGCCTCGCGCAGCGCCGCGATGGGCGCCGTGGGCGCGGGCACCGTCGCCGCGGCCTTCTACAACTACAACGTCGAGCTGCTCGCCCGGCACCTGCCGTCCGTGTGGGACGTCGCACCGCCGCGGGAGGTGCTCGCGGCCCGGCTGCGGGCCGCGGACAGCACCCTGCGGCGCCTGCTCGGCAAGGAGACGATCGCCTCGCCGGAGATGGCCGAGGCCGCCGAACTGGCCCTGCGCGCCACCGATGCCTGCAGCCGGCATGCCCGCCCGCTCTACTCGGGCCACGCCGATCTCGAGGTGCCCGAGGAACCGCACCTGGCGTACTGGCACGCCGCCACGCTGCTGCGCGAGCACCGCGGGGACGGTCACCTGGTGGCTCTTGTCAACGCCGGTCTCGACCCGCTGGAGGCGCTGGTCAGCCACACCGCCACCGGCATGGGAATGAACCCGCGCTGGGTGCTCGGCAGCCGTGGCTGGAGGCGCGCCGACTGGGAGGCTGCGGCCGGACGGCTGCGGGAGCGCGGGCTCCTCGGCGCCGAGGGCGAACTGACGGCCGAGGGCGCCGCGCTGCGGGACGCCGTGGAGGAGCACACCGACCGCTTGGACGCCGCACCCTACGAGCGTCTCGGCGCGGCCGGGGTCGAGCGCCTGACCGCCCTCGGCAAGGCGTTCCGCGACACCGCCTTCCTGGCGGGCGCCTTCCCCTCGGACCTCAACGGCAAGGGCTGA
- a CDS encoding DJ-1/PfpI family protein, with the protein MRIAVLLYDRFTALDAVGPYELLARLPGSECVFVAKETGAVRNDQGTLALRADRSLAEVPDPDIVLVPGGPGSREAMADPEILDWLRDADASSTWTTSVCTGSLVLAGAGLLSGRRATSHWLALDELVPLGAEPTGERVVFDGKYVTAAGVSAGIDMALHLLGRIAGDATAQTVQLLTEYDPQPPYDAGSPDKAPAAIVSRWRDRAERVLAREDPLGSGAGVTSRR; encoded by the coding sequence ATGCGCATCGCCGTCCTGCTGTACGACCGCTTCACCGCCCTCGACGCCGTCGGCCCCTACGAACTCCTCGCCCGTCTCCCCGGATCCGAGTGCGTGTTCGTCGCCAAGGAGACCGGCGCCGTACGCAACGACCAGGGCACCCTCGCCCTGCGTGCCGACCGGTCCCTCGCCGAGGTCCCCGATCCGGACATCGTCCTGGTGCCCGGCGGCCCCGGCTCGCGCGAGGCCATGGCCGATCCGGAGATCCTCGACTGGCTGCGTGACGCGGACGCCTCCAGCACCTGGACCACCTCGGTCTGCACCGGCTCGCTGGTCCTGGCCGGTGCGGGCCTGCTGTCCGGACGGCGGGCGACCTCCCACTGGCTCGCGCTCGACGAGCTGGTTCCGCTCGGCGCCGAACCCACCGGGGAGCGGGTCGTCTTCGACGGTAAGTACGTCACCGCCGCGGGTGTCTCCGCCGGCATCGACATGGCCCTGCACCTGCTCGGCCGGATCGCGGGCGACGCCACGGCGCAGACCGTGCAGCTCCTGACCGAATACGACCCGCAGCCGCCCTACGACGCCGGTTCGCCCGACAAGGCACCGGCCGCGATCGTGTCGCGCTGGCGTGACCGTGCCGAGCGGGTCCTCGCCCGGGAGGACCCGCTCGGGTCCGGGGCCGGGGTCACGTCCCGTAGGTGA
- a CDS encoding enoyl-CoA hydratase/isomerase family protein, with the protein MEPQLKQRVADGVATLVISHPAKRNAMTASMWRALPELLGPLAADPAVRALVLTGEGGTFCAGADISTLREPGDEQQALAVRAEESLARFPKPTLAAVRGYCVGGGSQLAAACDLRFAEEGARFGVTPAKLGIVYPASSTRRLATLVGPSTAKYLLFSGELIDTERALRTGLVDEVLPAGGLDERVAGFTRVLAARSRLTQAAAKEFADGRTDRDAHWAEQARHSGDTAEGVAAFLERRAPDFTYGT; encoded by the coding sequence GAACGCGATGACGGCCTCGATGTGGCGGGCGCTTCCCGAGCTGCTCGGCCCGCTCGCCGCCGACCCCGCGGTCCGGGCCCTGGTGCTGACCGGTGAGGGCGGGACCTTCTGCGCCGGCGCGGACATCTCGACGCTGCGGGAACCGGGTGACGAGCAGCAGGCCCTCGCCGTTCGGGCCGAGGAGTCGCTCGCGCGGTTCCCCAAGCCGACGCTCGCGGCCGTCCGCGGCTACTGTGTGGGCGGCGGGAGCCAGCTCGCCGCGGCCTGCGACCTGCGGTTCGCCGAGGAGGGAGCACGGTTCGGCGTCACCCCGGCGAAGCTCGGCATCGTGTACCCCGCCTCATCGACCCGACGCCTGGCCACGCTCGTCGGGCCGTCGACGGCCAAGTACCTGCTGTTCTCGGGCGAACTGATCGACACGGAACGGGCGCTGCGCACCGGACTGGTCGACGAGGTGCTGCCCGCCGGTGGACTGGACGAGCGGGTGGCCGGCTTCACCCGTGTCCTGGCCGCGCGCTCACGGCTGACCCAGGCAGCGGCCAAGGAGTTCGCGGACGGCCGTACGGACCGCGACGCGCACTGGGCGGAGCAGGCGCGCCACAGCGGCGACACCGCGGAGGGGGTCGCCGCCTTCCTGGAGCGCCGCGCGCCCGACTTCACCTACGGGACGTGA